A window of Psychromonas sp. CNPT3 contains these coding sequences:
- the ilvM gene encoding acetolactate synthase 2 small subunit: MGYQLNLTLEQRPEVLERVLRVVRHRGFKVTQMKMQCEDNNVAYIDLHVESERAIELLTHQLEKLIDVITCRIESQGSRLSLVNK; the protein is encoded by the coding sequence ATGGGTTATCAATTAAATTTAACGTTAGAGCAACGACCTGAAGTGTTAGAGAGAGTCTTAAGAGTGGTCCGCCATCGTGGTTTTAAAGTGACCCAAATGAAAATGCAATGTGAGGATAATAACGTCGCGTATATTGATTTACATGTAGAAAGTGAGCGCGCCATTGAACTTTTAACGCACCAATTAGAGAAGTTAATTGATGTTATTACGTGTCGAATTGAGTCTCAGGGCTCACGTCTTAGTCTTGTTAATAAATAA
- the ilvG gene encoding acetolactate synthase 2 catalytic subunit: MRGADAVIQVLMDHGVHQIFGYPGGAIMPIYDALYDSPIEHLMARHEQGAAFAALGYARASTKTGVCFATSGPGATNLITALADAALDSVPMVAITGQVLSELIGKDSFQEIDILGMSLSCTKHSFMVTDIDDLVPILYKAFAIAASGRPGPVLVDIPKDLQMMMMNYQVPKAAPAPPVSFEQANIEAARSLLKKSKKPMLYVGGGVGMAKAVSALREFIDITAIASVATLKGLGAIDKDSAGYLGMLGMHGTKAANLAVHECDLLIVVGARFDDRVTGRLDSFAAKAKVIHLDIDTAEFGKLRRADVSLSGDLRTVLPALQMPLELQPWCEQIKQLKHDHQFNYERKGDLIFAPSMLKRLAEKLPKDNVVCCDVGQHQMWVAQHMSFSKPENHLSSAGLGTMGFGLPAAIGAKVSRPDAMVVAVSGDGSFMMNVQELCTIKRGQLAVKILLMDNQKLGMVKQWQQLFFKQRYSETDLSDNPDFVTLASAFDIPGRTIHHHDEVEQGLDDLLNSKGPYLLHVRIDNAHNVWPLVPPGAANKDMIEEVTS, translated from the coding sequence ATGCGCGGTGCGGATGCGGTGATCCAAGTGTTAATGGATCATGGCGTTCATCAAATTTTTGGTTACCCTGGTGGTGCTATTATGCCGATTTATGATGCGCTTTATGACTCACCCATTGAGCATCTGATGGCGCGCCATGAGCAAGGTGCCGCTTTTGCAGCTTTAGGTTATGCGCGTGCGAGTACTAAAACCGGTGTCTGTTTTGCAACTTCAGGGCCCGGTGCAACTAATTTGATCACCGCCTTAGCTGATGCGGCGCTTGACTCTGTGCCAATGGTTGCTATTACGGGGCAAGTTTTAAGTGAACTGATTGGTAAAGATTCATTTCAAGAAATTGATATTTTAGGTATGTCACTCTCGTGTACTAAGCACAGTTTTATGGTGACGGATATTGACGATCTTGTGCCTATTTTATATAAAGCCTTTGCCATTGCAGCATCGGGTCGTCCGGGTCCTGTGCTGGTGGATATCCCTAAAGATCTGCAAATGATGATGATGAATTATCAAGTGCCAAAGGCCGCGCCAGCACCGCCCGTTTCTTTTGAACAAGCCAACATTGAGGCCGCTCGCAGCCTCCTTAAAAAATCAAAAAAACCGATGCTTTATGTCGGTGGTGGTGTGGGAATGGCGAAAGCGGTCTCTGCATTACGTGAATTTATTGATATCACGGCTATTGCATCGGTTGCCACGCTTAAAGGTTTAGGCGCGATCGATAAAGACAGTGCCGGTTATTTGGGCATGCTGGGTATGCACGGCACTAAAGCTGCTAACTTGGCGGTACATGAATGCGACCTATTAATTGTTGTCGGTGCCCGTTTTGATGATCGTGTTACGGGCCGTCTAGATAGTTTTGCAGCTAAGGCTAAAGTCATTCACTTAGATATCGATACGGCAGAGTTTGGGAAATTACGGCGCGCCGATGTGTCTCTTTCAGGGGATTTACGCACTGTGTTGCCTGCACTGCAAATGCCTTTAGAGTTGCAACCTTGGTGCGAGCAAATTAAACAACTAAAGCATGATCATCAATTTAATTATGAGCGCAAAGGTGATCTTATTTTTGCACCCTCTATGCTTAAACGCTTAGCCGAAAAATTACCGAAGGATAATGTGGTTTGTTGCGACGTAGGCCAACATCAAATGTGGGTGGCACAGCATATGTCTTTTAGTAAGCCAGAAAATCATTTGTCGAGTGCAGGTCTGGGTACGATGGGTTTTGGCTTGCCGGCGGCGATTGGCGCTAAGGTATCTCGTCCTGATGCAATGGTGGTTGCGGTGTCGGGAGATGGCTCTTTTATGATGAATGTGCAGGAGCTTTGCACCATTAAACGTGGCCAGTTAGCGGTTAAAATTTTGCTTATGGATAATCAAAAACTGGGTATGGTCAAACAATGGCAGCAGCTCTTTTTTAAACAGCGTTACAGCGAAACAGATCTTTCAGACAATCCAGACTTTGTCACATTAGCGTCGGCATTTGATATCCCCGGGCGCACCATCCATCACCATGATGAGGTTGAACAAGGTTTAGATGACTTACTAAATAGTAAAGGGCCGTACCTATTACATGTGCGTATTGATAATGCGCACAATGTCTGGCCTTTAGTGCCGCCTGGGGCTGCCAATAAAGACATGATTGAAGAAGTAACAAGTTGA
- the ilvC gene encoding ketol-acid reductoisomerase, with the protein MRNYFNSLNLRQQLTQLAQCRFMHSDEFSGTCDLIKDWNIVILGCGSQGLNQGLNMRDSGLNISYALRPEAISEKRASYLSAKSHGFCVDSIENLVPKADMVLNLTPDKQHTHVLNQIMRLMKQGATLSYSHGFNIVEEGMQVRPDITVIMVAPKCPGTEVREEYKRGFGVPTLIAVHPENDPKQQGFDVAKAYACATGGHRAGVLHSSFIAEVKSDLMGEQTILCGMLQTGAILGYEKMIAQGVEPNYASKLIQQGWESISEALKHGGITHMMDRLSNPDKIKAYDMAQELKEILRPLFEKHMDDIISGEFSKNMMLDWKNDDVNLLKWREDTKQSAFEKAPQSDALIDEQEYFDQGVFLVAMLKAGVELAFDTMLLAGIGEASAYYESLHETPLIANTIARKRLYEMNKVISDTAEYGCYLFNHAALPLLSPYVKALPKQVLGGASTTGSNAVDNLRLIEVNRLIRSSKVEKIGAELRFHMRAMKAIVE; encoded by the coding sequence ATGCGTAATTATTTTAATTCTTTAAACTTACGTCAACAACTTACACAGTTAGCACAGTGTCGTTTTATGCACAGTGATGAGTTTAGTGGCACCTGCGATCTCATAAAAGATTGGAACATTGTTATTTTGGGGTGTGGATCGCAAGGTCTGAATCAAGGCCTTAATATGCGAGATTCAGGTCTAAATATCTCTTATGCATTACGCCCTGAGGCGATTTCTGAAAAACGCGCGTCATATTTAAGTGCAAAAAGCCATGGATTTTGTGTCGATAGTATTGAAAACCTCGTGCCAAAAGCCGATATGGTACTTAATTTAACACCCGATAAACAACATACTCATGTACTTAATCAGATCATGCGCTTAATGAAACAGGGTGCTACATTATCTTATTCACATGGTTTTAATATCGTCGAAGAGGGAATGCAAGTCCGTCCTGATATTACGGTGATCATGGTTGCGCCTAAATGTCCGGGGACGGAAGTACGAGAAGAATATAAACGCGGATTTGGTGTGCCCACTTTGATTGCGGTGCATCCTGAGAATGATCCCAAGCAACAAGGCTTTGATGTTGCAAAAGCCTATGCGTGTGCAACCGGTGGACACCGAGCGGGCGTATTACATTCGTCTTTTATCGCAGAAGTAAAATCTGATCTGATGGGAGAGCAAACTATCCTTTGTGGCATGTTGCAGACAGGCGCTATCCTTGGTTATGAAAAAATGATCGCGCAAGGTGTTGAGCCAAATTATGCCTCTAAATTAATCCAACAAGGTTGGGAAAGTATCAGTGAAGCCCTTAAACATGGAGGGATCACACATATGATGGATCGCTTATCTAACCCAGATAAGATCAAAGCTTATGACATGGCGCAAGAGCTAAAAGAGATCCTGAGACCGTTATTTGAAAAACATATGGACGATATTATCAGTGGTGAATTTTCAAAGAATATGATGCTGGATTGGAAAAATGATGATGTTAATTTATTAAAATGGCGAGAGGACACTAAGCAAAGCGCGTTTGAAAAAGCACCGCAGAGTGATGCACTTATCGACGAACAAGAATATTTTGACCAAGGTGTTTTTCTGGTTGCTATGCTTAAAGCAGGGGTTGAACTTGCTTTTGATACGATGCTACTTGCGGGGATCGGTGAGGCATCTGCCTATTACGAATCACTGCATGAGACGCCACTGATTGCTAATACGATTGCTCGAAAACGCCTTTATGAAATGAATAAAGTGATTTCAGATACGGCTGAATATGGCTGTTATTTGTTTAATCATGCAGCTCTGCCATTACTTTCTCCCTACGTTAAGGCTTTGCCTAAACAGGTACTCGGAGGCGCATCAACGACGGGCAGTAATGCCGTTGATAATCTACGTCTTATTGAAGTAAATCGACTTATTCGCAGTAGTAAAGTTGAAAAAATTGGTGCTGAATTACGTTTCCATATGCGCGCCATGAAAGCAATTGTTGAATAA
- the ilvY gene encoding HTH-type transcriptional activator IlvY, which yields MDIKTLHMYLHLAKSLHFSKTAQAMHVSPSTLSRAMQRLESEVGVKLLQRDNRSVALTYAGIEYRHFAKQTLDNWITLKNKIDPSQALLKGKLTIYCSVTAAYSHLPELLDRFRDEQPLIEIILSTGDPDNAVNEVKTNHADIAIAALPDNFPNNLHFSKIDNISLHVIAPTIKGQVQDLLRLDPIPWEKVPFIIPEHGPGRDRCLRWFKQQGITPNIYAQVSGQEAIASMVALGCGVSITPDVVLNNSPIRDRIQIVESAIPIVPFELGCCCKKNRLEDPILNAFFKKIYSK from the coding sequence ATGGATATTAAAACGCTACACATGTATTTACATCTGGCTAAGAGCCTACATTTTTCCAAAACAGCACAGGCTATGCATGTCAGTCCTTCCACATTGAGTCGTGCGATGCAAAGATTAGAGTCTGAAGTGGGGGTTAAATTATTACAACGTGATAATCGCAGTGTCGCACTAACCTATGCAGGCATTGAATACCGCCATTTTGCGAAGCAAACACTCGATAACTGGATCACCTTAAAAAACAAAATAGATCCCTCGCAAGCGTTACTTAAAGGCAAATTAACTATCTACTGCTCGGTCACCGCTGCATACAGTCATTTACCCGAATTGCTAGATCGTTTTAGAGACGAGCAACCGCTGATCGAAATAATATTAAGTACTGGCGATCCAGATAATGCCGTAAATGAAGTAAAAACAAATCATGCGGATATTGCGATAGCTGCCTTGCCAGATAATTTTCCTAACAATTTACACTTTTCGAAAATTGATAATATTAGCTTGCATGTCATTGCGCCGACCATCAAAGGCCAAGTACAAGATTTATTGCGTCTTGATCCTATTCCGTGGGAGAAAGTGCCTTTTATTATTCCCGAGCATGGCCCCGGACGCGATCGCTGTCTGCGTTGGTTCAAGCAGCAAGGCATTACGCCTAATATTTATGCGCAAGTATCCGGACAAGAGGCTATCGCCTCTATGGTCGCGCTTGGCTGTGGGGTTAGTATTACGCCGGATGTAGTGCTCAATAACAGCCCGATACGCGATCGCATTCAAATTGTTGAGTCCGCTATCCCCATTGTGCCTTTTGAATTAGGTTGCTGTTGTAAAAAAAATCGCTTAGAGGATCCAATCCTGAACGCTTTTTTCAAAAAAATATATTCTAAATAG
- the leuD gene encoding 3-isopropylmalate dehydratase small subunit — MNVFTEHKGIGVLIDSINVDTDQIIPKQFLCKVDKSGFGVHLFHDWRYLDDAGKQLNPQFSLNYPRYQNASILLSKENFGCGSSREHAPWALMDFGFKVIIAVSFADIFYANALNNGLLLVRLSPAEVQKLMDEVQAQEGAQISVDLQALTVTSPQGSVFDFDISSANRHDLLNGLDMIDVTLTDKDAILEYERSIPNWRA, encoded by the coding sequence ATGAATGTATTTACGGAGCACAAGGGCATTGGCGTACTCATTGACAGTATTAATGTTGATACGGATCAGATCATTCCTAAGCAATTTCTATGTAAAGTCGATAAGTCGGGTTTTGGTGTACACCTCTTTCATGATTGGCGTTATCTTGATGATGCAGGTAAGCAACTGAACCCTCAATTTAGTCTTAATTATCCGCGCTATCAAAATGCTTCTATTTTACTGAGCAAAGAAAACTTTGGTTGTGGCTCGAGCCGTGAGCATGCGCCTTGGGCGCTAATGGATTTTGGTTTTAAGGTGATCATTGCGGTGAGTTTTGCGGACATTTTTTATGCTAATGCACTTAATAATGGCTTATTGTTGGTACGCTTAAGCCCGGCAGAGGTGCAAAAACTGATGGATGAAGTGCAGGCGCAAGAGGGCGCTCAGATATCGGTAGATTTACAGGCGTTAACGGTAACATCGCCACAAGGCAGCGTTTTTGATTTTGATATTAGTAGCGCCAATAGACATGATTTATTAAATGGGCTCGATATGATCGATGTGACGCTTACTGACAAAGACGCTATTTTAGAGTATGAGCGCAGTATCCCGAACTGGCGCGCCTAA
- the leuC gene encoding 3-isopropylmalate dehydratase large subunit → MPKTLYDKVWNSHVLLAKEGKVPLLYVDRHLIHEVTSPQAFSGMRIAQRQFHAPKKAFATMDHNISTKSASLDALSPMAKIQVQTLVQNCKEFSIRLYDIHHKNQGIVHVIGPELGITLPGNVIVCGDSHTATHGAFGALAFGIGTSDVEHVMATQTLRQSKAKSMKIEVRGQVAKGICAKDIVLAIIGKLGMDGGTGYVLEFCGEAIAALSMEGRMTVCNMAIEMGAKAGMIAPDATTIEYIKGREFAPKGEDWQAALLDWAELKTDAGAIFDATLTLDGADIAPQLTWGTHPGQVLAIDEPVPDPMLEKDKTERASMQKALRYVNLQAGMLMTDVKINRVFIGSCTNSRIEDLRAAAAQIKGRKIAPGVVAIVVPGSVSVKSQAEREGLQHLFIEAGFEWRLPGCSMCLAMNDDKLKAGDRCASTSNRNFEGRQGRGSITHLVSPAMAVGAAISGHFVDIRNAY, encoded by the coding sequence ATGCCTAAAACGCTATATGACAAAGTCTGGAACTCGCATGTTTTACTGGCGAAAGAGGGTAAAGTGCCTCTCCTTTATGTGGACAGACACCTTATTCATGAAGTGACGTCGCCACAAGCTTTTAGTGGGATGCGCATCGCGCAGCGTCAATTTCATGCACCTAAAAAAGCTTTTGCAACCATGGATCATAATATTTCGACCAAGAGTGCAAGCTTAGATGCATTAAGCCCAATGGCGAAAATTCAGGTACAGACGCTAGTACAAAACTGTAAAGAATTTTCAATTCGGCTTTATGACATACACCATAAAAACCAAGGTATCGTGCATGTTATTGGCCCAGAGCTAGGCATAACGTTACCGGGCAACGTGATTGTTTGTGGCGACTCACATACCGCAACGCACGGCGCTTTTGGCGCGTTAGCATTTGGCATCGGCACCTCTGATGTTGAGCATGTTATGGCCACACAAACCTTACGTCAAAGCAAAGCTAAAAGCATGAAAATTGAAGTGCGAGGGCAAGTGGCTAAGGGTATTTGTGCGAAAGACATTGTGCTGGCAATCATTGGTAAACTGGGGATGGATGGTGGGACGGGTTACGTTTTAGAATTTTGTGGCGAGGCCATTGCCGCTTTGAGCATGGAAGGTCGCATGACGGTTTGTAATATGGCGATTGAAATGGGCGCTAAAGCGGGGATGATAGCCCCTGATGCGACTACTATCGAATATATTAAAGGACGAGAGTTTGCACCAAAAGGTGAGGATTGGCAGGCTGCATTATTGGACTGGGCAGAGCTTAAAACCGATGCGGGCGCTATTTTTGATGCGACGCTCACTCTTGATGGGGCTGATATTGCGCCTCAATTAACATGGGGGACGCATCCTGGGCAAGTATTAGCCATTGATGAGCCGGTGCCAGATCCAATGCTCGAAAAAGATAAAACAGAAAGAGCCAGTATGCAAAAAGCATTACGTTATGTGAACCTTCAAGCGGGCATGTTAATGACTGATGTGAAAATTAACCGTGTGTTTATTGGCTCATGTACGAACTCTCGAATTGAAGATTTACGCGCGGCTGCCGCCCAAATAAAGGGGCGAAAAATAGCCCCAGGCGTAGTGGCTATTGTGGTGCCGGGCTCTGTTTCTGTTAAATCTCAAGCGGAGCGCGAGGGTTTACAACATTTATTTATTGAAGCGGGTTTTGAGTGGCGCCTACCGGGGTGCTCAATGTGTCTAGCGATGAACGATGATAAATTAAAGGCAGGCGATCGCTGCGCCTCTACCAGTAATCGCAATTTTGAGGGGCGTCAGGGCCGTGGCAGTATTACCCATTTAGTGAGTCCCGCGATGGCGGTGGGCGCTGCGATTTCAGGGCATTTTGTGGATATTAGAAACGCATATTAG
- the leuB gene encoding 3-isopropylmalate dehydrogenase — translation MSYKIAVLAGDGIGPEVMREARKVLTAIEKRFALDIQYHEYAVGGAAIDTQGCPLPKTTLQGCEAADAILFGSVGGPKWANLAPNDQPERGALLPLRAHFTLFCNMRPATLHRDLIHLSPLKDSIVSNGFDILCVRELTGGIYFGLPKGRYGEAENTYAVDTMKYSKKEIRRIAKIAFEVAQKRRKKVTSVDKANVLACSVLWREVVIEVAQDYPDVTLEHIYIDNASMQLLRRPTEFDVMLCSNLFGDIISDEIAMLTGSMGLLASISLNSQGFGLYEPAGGSAPDIAGKGIANPIAQILSAALLLRHSLHLDEAASVIESAVSQALSEGYLSQELLSKDAQAKAKTTAQIGSRIANIIAQ, via the coding sequence ATGAGTTATAAAATAGCAGTACTAGCAGGAGATGGTATCGGTCCTGAAGTGATGAGAGAGGCGCGTAAAGTATTAACCGCGATAGAAAAACGTTTTGCATTAGATATTCAATATCATGAATATGCGGTAGGTGGCGCAGCGATTGATACGCAAGGTTGCCCATTACCCAAAACAACATTACAGGGCTGCGAGGCCGCTGATGCTATTTTATTTGGCTCAGTGGGTGGCCCAAAATGGGCAAATTTAGCGCCTAATGACCAGCCTGAGCGCGGCGCTTTATTGCCACTACGTGCACACTTTACGCTTTTTTGTAATATGCGACCCGCGACATTACATCGAGATCTCATTCATTTATCGCCCCTTAAAGACAGTATCGTTAGCAATGGTTTTGATATTCTTTGTGTGCGCGAACTCACCGGTGGGATCTATTTCGGTTTACCTAAAGGGCGTTATGGCGAAGCTGAAAATACCTACGCGGTGGATACGATGAAATACAGTAAAAAAGAGATCCGACGTATTGCCAAAATAGCATTTGAAGTGGCGCAGAAACGCCGTAAAAAAGTAACGTCTGTTGATAAAGCGAATGTATTAGCGTGTAGCGTTTTATGGCGAGAAGTGGTGATCGAAGTCGCACAAGATTATCCCGATGTCACGTTAGAGCATATCTATATTGATAATGCCAGTATGCAGTTGTTACGTAGACCGACAGAGTTTGATGTCATGCTGTGCTCTAATTTATTTGGCGATATTATTTCAGATGAAATTGCCATGTTAACGGGCTCAATGGGGCTATTGGCGTCGATAAGTTTAAATAGCCAGGGTTTTGGATTATATGAGCCTGCGGGGGGCAGTGCGCCTGATATTGCGGGCAAAGGCATTGCAAATCCGATAGCGCAGATATTATCGGCAGCCCTTTTACTGCGCCATAGTTTACATCTTGATGAGGCCGCCTCAGTGATTGAGTCGGCGGTGAGTCAAGCCTTGAGCGAGGGGTATTTAAGCCAAGAGTTGTTATCTAAAGATGCGCAGGCCAAGGCTAAAACAACGGCGCAGATAGGCTCTCGTATTGCCAACATCATTGCCCAGTAA
- the leuA gene encoding 2-isopropylmalate synthase yields the protein MSEKVIIFDTTLRDGEQALVASLTVKEKLQIALALERLGVDIMEVGFPISSPGDFKSVQTIARTIKNSRVCALSRALTKDIDAAAQALSAAEQFRIHTFISTSSIHVEHKLKRSFDQVLEMAVGAIKYARNFTDDVEFSCEDAGRTPLDNLCRMVEAAILAGARTINIPDTVGYSMPDEFGSIIEQLFLRVPNIDQAIISVHCHDDLGLSVANSLAAITQGARQVECTMNGIGERAGNCSLEEIAMILSTRKEALGFKTGINAQEIQRTSHLVSQLCNMPVQANKAIVGANAFIHSSGIHQDGMLKSQNTYEIMTPESIGLKRNNMNMTSRSGRHVIKFRMQEMGYTEQDYDMDCLYADFLKLADKKGRVFDYDLEALIFIEAQSDASQHYKLQGLAVHSDSTQGSATATVKIKIDGCVMTEAATGNGPVDATYNAIARASGCVVKISRYQLSAKGEGQDALGQVDIEAQYQGQNFHGVGLATDVVEASALALLHVMNLIDRADKVADVKEKRDQDRGVIGA from the coding sequence ATGTCTGAAAAAGTAATTATTTTTGATACAACGTTACGTGATGGAGAGCAAGCTTTAGTCGCCAGTTTAACGGTAAAAGAAAAGTTACAAATCGCATTGGCTCTCGAACGTTTAGGTGTTGATATCATGGAAGTCGGATTTCCTATTTCGTCACCAGGTGACTTTAAATCGGTGCAGACCATTGCACGTACCATTAAAAATAGTCGCGTTTGCGCATTATCACGTGCGCTGACTAAAGATATCGATGCGGCAGCGCAGGCGCTATCAGCAGCTGAGCAGTTTCGTATTCATACCTTTATTTCAACCTCAAGCATTCATGTTGAGCACAAATTAAAGCGTTCTTTTGATCAGGTTCTCGAGATGGCGGTGGGCGCGATCAAATATGCGCGTAACTTTACGGACGATGTTGAATTTTCTTGTGAGGATGCAGGGCGTACGCCGCTTGATAATTTATGTCGTATGGTCGAAGCTGCTATTTTAGCGGGGGCACGTACTATCAATATCCCGGATACCGTCGGTTATAGCATGCCTGATGAATTTGGATCTATCATAGAGCAATTATTTTTGCGGGTTCCCAACATAGATCAAGCCATTATCTCGGTGCATTGTCATGATGATCTGGGTCTTTCTGTTGCCAATTCATTGGCGGCGATAACGCAAGGTGCCCGACAAGTTGAATGCACGATGAACGGTATCGGTGAGCGTGCGGGTAACTGCTCGTTAGAAGAGATCGCGATGATTTTATCGACAAGAAAAGAGGCGTTGGGCTTTAAAACCGGCATTAATGCCCAAGAAATACAGCGAACGTCGCATTTAGTCAGCCAATTATGCAATATGCCAGTTCAAGCGAATAAAGCCATTGTGGGTGCGAACGCCTTTATTCATTCATCAGGGATCCACCAAGACGGCATGCTTAAGTCGCAAAATACCTATGAAATCATGACCCCTGAGAGCATTGGTTTAAAACGTAACAATATGAATATGACCTCGCGATCGGGTCGGCATGTGATCAAATTTAGAATGCAGGAGATGGGCTACACCGAGCAAGATTATGATATGGATTGTTTGTATGCTGATTTCCTTAAATTAGCGGATAAAAAAGGGCGCGTTTTTGATTATGATCTTGAGGCTTTGATTTTTATCGAGGCGCAAAGTGATGCCTCTCAGCATTATAAATTACAAGGTTTAGCAGTGCATTCAGATTCGACACAAGGCAGTGCCACTGCAACGGTCAAAATCAAGATAGATGGATGCGTGATGACGGAAGCTGCAACGGGTAATGGACCGGTTGATGCAACCTATAACGCGATTGCCCGGGCGAGTGGATGTGTTGTAAAAATATCGCGTTATCAGTTAAGCGCTAAAGGTGAGGGGCAAGATGCCTTGGGACAAGTCGATATTGAAGCGCAGTATCAGGGGCAAAATTTTCATGGTGTGGGTTTAGCAACTGATGTGGTTGAAGCCTCGGCTTTAGCGTTATTACATGTCATGAATTTGATTGATAGAGCCGATAAAGTGGCTGATGTGAAAGAAAAAAGAGATCAAGATCGTGGCGTAATAGGGGCGTGA
- a CDS encoding methyltransferase family protein: MAVDIDTKGAAVKFPPPLIFIGFLVLSEALELVYPAPFQSTLVMKGLALILIFISLAAMLNVVFALRTAKTSIEPWKPTSTLLTHGIFSYSRNPIYVAFCFICIAIGLILGSFWILLSVLPASLVLYFLVIKKEEKYLESKFSAQYITYKKTVRRWL; this comes from the coding sequence ATGGCAGTTGATATCGATACGAAAGGCGCCGCGGTAAAGTTTCCTCCACCTTTAATTTTTATTGGTTTTTTAGTGTTAAGTGAAGCGCTTGAACTTGTCTATCCGGCTCCCTTTCAGAGTACTTTGGTGATGAAGGGGCTCGCGCTTATTCTTATTTTTATCAGCCTTGCTGCTATGCTTAATGTGGTCTTTGCCTTACGCACCGCCAAAACAAGTATTGAGCCATGGAAACCAACATCTACCTTGTTAACACACGGAATATTTTCATATTCTCGAAATCCCATCTATGTTGCATTTTGTTTTATCTGTATTGCTATAGGCTTGATACTTGGCAGTTTTTGGATATTACTCAGTGTGTTACCTGCCAGTCTCGTGCTCTATTTTTTGGTTATAAAAAAAGAAGAAAAGTACTTAGAATCAAAATTTTCAGCGCAATATATCACCTATAAAAAAACAGTAAGACGCTGGTTATGA
- a CDS encoding YccF domain-containing protein, whose product MRTIANLIWFLLGGVIMGLAWWFFGLLAFISIVGIPWGRSCFVIANFSFFPFGKEAISRDELTLNEDVGTGNFGMLGNVLWFIFAGFWLAIGHLFSAVACFVTIIGIPFALQHLKLAGISIAPIGKTIVSKEVAAAARYGNAHIKVQKLRSEK is encoded by the coding sequence ATGAGAACGATTGCTAATTTAATTTGGTTTCTTTTAGGTGGCGTTATAATGGGGCTGGCATGGTGGTTTTTTGGACTGTTAGCCTTTATCAGTATTGTGGGGATCCCTTGGGGACGTAGCTGTTTTGTGATCGCAAATTTTTCATTTTTCCCCTTTGGAAAAGAGGCCATTTCTCGTGACGAATTAACACTTAATGAAGACGTTGGTACAGGAAACTTTGGCATGTTAGGTAATGTTTTATGGTTTATTTTTGCAGGATTTTGGCTTGCCATTGGGCATCTTTTTTCTGCGGTTGCTTGTTTTGTCACTATCATCGGAATTCCTTTTGCGTTACAACATTTAAAGCTGGCTGGTATTTCAATTGCGCCGATAGGCAAAACGATTGTTAGCAAAGAAGTGGCAGCTGCCGCCCGTTATGGCAATGCACACATAAAAGTACAAAAATTAAGATCTGAAAAATAA
- a CDS encoding ArsR/SmtB family transcription factor produces the protein MSKTPCATTDDLVFSSTEKEIDDEKNLALLSKALAHPARIRILRILLKLDKLGGCLNSDFVTDLGLAQSTVSEHLRILKNANFISAEPMPPKVCYRINKETIDTYQSLFSNILN, from the coding sequence ATGTCTAAGACACCCTGCGCCACTACCGATGATCTCGTGTTTTCATCGACAGAGAAAGAGATCGATGATGAAAAAAACTTGGCGCTATTATCAAAAGCACTTGCGCATCCAGCACGTATTCGGATCTTAAGAATATTGCTAAAATTAGATAAGTTAGGAGGCTGTTTAAACAGTGATTTTGTGACTGATTTAGGCTTAGCGCAATCTACCGTGTCAGAGCATTTACGTATATTGAAAAACGCTAATTTTATTAGTGCAGAGCCGATGCCACCTAAAGTTTGCTACCGAATTAATAAAGAAACTATCGATACTTATCAGTCTTTATTTTCTAACATATTGAATTAA